The genomic interval TGTGATTGCCTGATTGTAATAATACTCGGCTGTGTTTCCTACATTAAATTGTCTAGCTGCAGCTTCTGCTAAATAGAAGTTTACTTCAAATGCTTCTAATAATACTCCAGCTGCATCTGGTTTTTTGATAACATCTCCAACGTGAGAGTAAGTTGTTTCGTAAGGAAGTGAGTTACGTCCTCCAGGTACTCCTCCTACATATGATCCGTCTGCCATTGGCGTGAAGAAGATTGGTCTTCTTGGATCTGATAAGCTGTTCATTTGGTTTACCAATGTAGTTGCAGGAACGTTATCGTTTCTTTGGCTAGCTACAAGGTTGTCAAAAACTGGATTGTAGTTTGGAGCGAAAGAAGCGTATTTCAATAATGCATTATTAGAATTGTTCAAAAGAACTCCGCCAGCGTAAGCTGACTCAATTGTTGTTTTTGCTAATCCGCTTAATTCGAGAACATCTGCAATATTTGTTCCTAATTTCAATTTTACAGAGTTTGCAAATATTTTCCAACTAGCAACATCACCTTTATATATAAGGTCTCCAGTATCAAAACTTTTGCCAGTTGCATCAAGTTGAGCAATAGCGGCATCTATACGAGCAATTAATAAAGGATAGATTGCTGCATCATTATCATACTTAGGTAAAATGATTTTTGGATTTTGTAATGATTCTGAGTAAGGAACATCTCCAAAAGTATCCACCAAAATTTGATAAGTATAAACTCTTAAAATTTCAAGAATAGCAACTTTGTTTTTTTGTTGCTTTTGCCAATCAGCATCAGCTACATCCGCAGGTTTTGTTTGAGCTTCTAATACTTGTTGTGAAGTCTGTAAGTTACCCAAAACATCTTGATATAATTTTGTCCAGTGTGTGTCAGGAATAGTTCTTGTTGTCAAATTATATCTTGATTCAGCTGTGTATAATGTAGCTGCCCAATATTGAACATAATAACGTAAAGGATTATTGTTGACACTTGGAGTAGTTAACTGATCAGTTAATTCTTTCTGTGCATTTGATAATAATGATTCTGCAGAAACGTCATATGACTTCTTGATATCATCATTAAAGTTTTCGTTGTCACTAACACAACTCGATAGAGCTAAAAATGCTAGTGTTGCTATTGATAAAAATATCTTTTTCATTTTGTTTAGAAGTTAAGTTTTACATTAAACGAGTATACTTTTGTAGCTGGCATAACTCCTGATTGGAATCCTTGAATGTTTCCTGCTGATGATCCTGCTTCAGGATCTGCATAAGGAAGATTTTTACTGATAATCCAAAGGTTGTTTCCAATCACACTAAATGACATACCTTTAATGTTCATTTTGTCTAAGATTTTAGATGGTACATTGTACGTTAATCCAAGTTCTCTTAGTTTTACAAAAGATCCGTCATAAACAGAAGCTTTTGTTGGGTTAGTGTCAGAACTAAATGCAGTACCTCCAGAAGTAGATGCATCAATTCTAGTTGTATTTGGCGTACCGTCTTCGTGTACTCCAGGAAGGATAACTCCACCGCTATCTGCTCCATTTGTAAGTGGGCTTCTAACAGAGTTTCCTAAATCGTTTAATCCTAAATCGTAGATACCTGTTTCTCTACCGTAAGCTTGGTCAAGAGAGAAGATATCTCCGCCTTTTTTTACGTCAATTAAGAAATTGAAAGAAACATTTTTGTAAGTCAATCTGTTTGATACACCACCAATCCATTTTGCTTGTGTGTTACCAATCACTTTGTTTGAAGCTAAAACGTAGTAACCGTCTTCGTCAACAACTCTGTTTCCGTTAGCATCATAAGTGTAATCTTTACCTCTTAATGTTCCATAAGATTCTCCAACTGTTGCGTTAAGAGAAGCACCACCTTGGAAGGTAGCTAATAATAAATTATCTCTTCCTTGGTTTAATGCAACTACAGTATTTTTGTTTGTAGACCAGTTTACCCCAAGATCCCAAGAAAAGTTTTCAGTTTTGATAACTTTTCCAGATAAAGCAAGCTCGATACCTTTGTTTTCAATTTCTCCAGCGTTAACTGTTGCATAGTTTACACCAGTTGAAGTTGATTGTGGTACATTGAAAATTTGGTTTTCAGTATTTGTTTTGTATAAAGATAAATCAAAGTTCAATCTGTTTCTGAACATTGCCATCTCTAAACCTGCTTCCCAAGCTTTTTGAACCTCAGGTTTTAGGTTTGCGAAATCTAAGTAAGTGTTGCTGTTTCCAAATAATGGATTTCCGTCTAAACCGTAGTTATTAACTTTTGCTCCTAATCTACCAGCTGCAGGGTCATTACCTACTTGCGCGTAGTTGATTCTCACTTTTCCTAAGTTTAACCAATCTGCTTTTACTAATTCTGAGAAAATTAAACTTGACCCGATAGAGTAGTAGCTATAGTTGTTTTCTTCTTCTGGTAAAGCAGTACTTTTGTCTAATCTGTAAGATCCTTCAACAAATACAGTTTTGTTGTAATCTAAAGATAATTGTCCGTATAAACCTGATTTTTCGTAAGTAACTTGAGATTCTTTTGCAGGTAAGAATACGTTAGAGTTATCTAAGCTGTATAAACCTTCTTTTGCTAAACCTCCCGTTGTAGAAGCTTGGATAGAATAAGCATCAGATCTTAAGAAAGTGTATCCTGCTAATGCTTTTGCTCCAATTTTATCAGATAATTTGAAGTTATAAGTAGCAATTACATCGTAAGTCTGTTGCATGAAGTCTCTTTTGTATAAAGAGTATCCTGATCCGTCATTAGCGCCACTAATACCGAAAGTTTCAGCGTGGCTACCTACAGCTTTTCTTAATTCTTGTTGATCATTAGAATAATCAATTGTTGCACGACCTAAAACTGTGAAGTCTTTAGTGATATCGTATGATAAACTTGTACCAGCTAAGAATCTAGTTCTTGAATCTTGTTCGAAGTTTTGGTATCTGTCGAAGTAAGGATTGTTCCAGAATGCAGGGGCAAGGTTTCCGTTTGTTGGATCAGTCATGTTCCAAGTAACGTTTTGGTGCGTTCTGTTGTATTCTTGTTCAAGTTCTTTGATGTCTACGTTTGTAGCCCACCATTGTCTGAAACCTCCAATAAAGTTATCTCCATATCCAGTATTATTTCTACCAGTAGTATTTTGGTTAGTAAATGTAAAGAATGCTGTTGAAGTTAATTTATCAGATAAGTCTCTTGAGAAGTTACCGTTTAAACTGTTTTTGTTTAATAAACTGTTTGGTAAAACTCCTGTGTTGTTAATGTTTGTGAAGCCTAAATTATAAGCTCCTTTTTCGTCACCACCACTAAAGTTAATATTGTTAGTGTAAGCAGTTGATTTTTGGAAGAAGTCTACCGGAGTGTGTTTTGCAGCTACCCATGGAGTTGCTTTTCCGTAGTTTGGATTTCCTAATACGAATGCATTCCAGTTGTAAACCATGATGCTAGGATCAAAAGCATTACCGTAAGAAGCGTCATCACCAGTTGAAGCAACTAGTCCGTCAGGATTTCCGAAAACTGGAGCATTGTAGCTACTGTCTTCTCCTCCGTAACCTTCACCGTATTGGTTTTGGTAAGTTGGCATAGTAGATTTGTCAATTGCACCAATAGAAACAGTAGAACTGAAACTAACTCCTAAAGCAGTATTCTTTTTACCTTTTTTAGTAGTAATCATAATCGCTCCATTTGAAGCCTGGCTACCATATAAAGCTGTAGCAGCAGCTCCCTTAAGAACGTTGATAGATTCAATGTTGTTTGGGTCAATATCTGATGCAGCATTACCAAAGTCAAATCCTTGTCTTCCGTTTTGCGAATCGCTATCGTTTAAGTTGGCGTTACTTACAGCTACACCATCAATTACGATAAGAGCTTGGTTGTTTCCAGTGATACTTTTTACACCTCTTAATACGATGTTAGTAGAACCTCCAAAGTTAGAGTTAGTTTTAATTTCCAAACCAGCAACTTTTCCAGATAAGTTGTTTAGGAAATTGTTTGTTGGACTGCTGTTTACTTGGTCAGCTGTCACTAATTGAGAAGAATATCCTAATGATTTTTTCTCTCTTTTTACCCCTAAGGCCGTAGTTACAACAACTCCTTCAAGTTCTTGTGCGTCTCCTGCTAATTTAATGTTAATAACAGATGAACTTGCAGCTACTTCTTGAGTTTTCATCCCGATGTAGCTAAATACCAAAACTTGGCTTGTTGTTGCTTTAATGGAGAACTTTCCATCAAAATCTGTTTGCGTTCCCGTTTTTGTTCCTTTGATTAATACACTTACGCCAGGTAGAGGCATTCCTGCATTATCAGAAACTGTTCCCGAGACAGCTCTTTCTTGCGCAAATGTTAATTGCGCCACTAGTACTAATAAAAGCACTAGGAATCCATTGAACTTTAGTTTCATTTTTAAATATTTTGAATTAGTGCGGTAAAACTCTTAATTATTTGTTAACTATCCTAATGTTCTTTTAATCTTTTTTTAATATATGCTAAAATTTAACATTATAACATATGTTTACTATAGTGTTATAAAATTGTAAATCCGATGCTCTTTCCGCGCCATTACTGAGGTTTATACGTAAAATTCCACTAGATGTTTGAATTGTTGTGCCAATGCCCAATCCTAATAATTTTTTAATCTTGTTTTTATCAGAAATACTAGTTTGGTCTTGATAGAGGGAATAGTCTAAAATAGAGTTGATATATAGGTTTGGGGACACTAAGTAGCGATATTCTGTCAAAATCATCGTGGCAAAGTTGGCCTGTAGGCTATTTTCCAGGAAACCTCTAATCGAATTCATTCCTCCAAATCGAAATAATTCGTTTGAAATGTAGTTTTTACTTTTTAAGAAAAAATTCTGTGAATTTATGTTAATGAAATTCTTAGAATTTAACTCAAAATTATACTTCAAATTTAGGTTAGTAAAAAATTGGTTGCTTTTGCCTACTGTTTCAACTGAGTTGTTTGTAGTTCGATTTCCAAAACCAAAAGAAGCGGCGATAAATGCTTTATTGAAAAAGATTGTGTTTTCAAAATCACTTTTCTGAAAATCATACGTGGTCGTAATGTATGAATTGTTGAAGTCGCTTATTGTTGAATTGTTTGTGTTTTGGATATCGCTCGATTCTGTTGATTGGTATCCGAGATAAAGTTTAGAATTGTAGTTTAAATAATATCCTAAATTGATATCTGTTTTTGTATTTTGAAAAGTACTATCTTGTTTAAATATGTTTAATTGTGCCTTTATTCCGATTGGAGATTGAAATAAATACGGAATTTCGATTTTGGTATTGAATGTTTTTTGTTGATTGCCATCACTTTTCCAATAAAGAGAAAATTTTTCGCCAGCACGTAATGTGTTTACAAGCGAAATGTCTACATATCCATTTAGATTAAGTTTTTTATTTTCATCATTTGAAAATCCGATATAGCCATCAAAAGTATTTGCCTTTCTTTTTTCTATATAGGTGTATGCTTTAGTCGAGTCTGTTGTGAATAATATTTCAGGATATTTTGTCTGCGAAATAAAATCGAAGCTATTGATGTCATTATACAAATTTTTAATGGCTTCTTGGTTGAATGTTTTATTTGTATATTTTTTGTTTAATTGTTTTAATGCGCCCTTTGGGAAAAAATCTTTCGAATCTGTGTAATTTAGAATAATTGAATTTAAGGTTCTTCTTTTTTCGGAATCTAAAATTAAATCAGCATAAATTATTGAGTTTCTTCTTTTGATGTTTGCTAGTTTTATTTTGGAAAAAGCAAAACCATCTTTTTCTCTGTTTTGAATTTCTCGATTTAATAAATTTTCTAACTCAGTATAAGGAATAATAATGCTGTCTTTTGATGTTTTTTTGGAGTCAAAAAATATATTATTTGTACCTATATATATATGTATAGTTTTTATTCTGTTTTTTAGGTCGAAAATAGCGGTAAAAGAACTGTCGTTAATTTTGCGATTCTCTATTGTAATGATGTCTAGATAGCCTTGCTTTGTGAGTTTTTCTGAAACTGAAGCAATTTCGTTGGTAAGCGATTTTAAGTTCGGATGAGTTTTGTTGTAATTTATAGAATCTATAGTTTGATTTTGTTTTTCATTTATTCCTTTAATGTTTAAATAGAAAGATTGTCCAAAACATTTCGAGCCTAGGAGAAAAAAAAGTATATATAGTAATTGTTTCGGTTGCAATTGATTTGTTTATTAAATGTTAAGCAAATATCATATGTTTCTTTGTTAAATCATACATATAAATAATGTTATTGAAAATTAATGATTTAACGTTTGTATAGTGAAAAATATTTTATACATTTGCAACCCCGTAAAAAGCGGAAATTTAATAAACATAATAATTTTTAGTATTAATTATGCCAACAATTCAACAATTAGTAAGAACAGGAAGAACTCAGATCACTAAGAAGAGTAAATCGGTTGCTTTAGATTCTTGTCCTCAAAGAAGAGGGGTTTGTACGCGTGTTTACACTACTACACCAAAAAAACCAAACTCTGCAATGCGTAAAGTTGCGCGTGTACGTTTGACAAATGGTAATGAGGTGAATGCTTACATCCCTGGAGAAGGACACAATCTACAAGAGCACTCGATAGTATTAGTGCGAGGTGGAAGGGTAAAAGATTTACCAGGTGTTAGATATCATATCGTTCGTGGAGCGCTTGATACGTCAGGTGTTGCAGGAAGAACGCAAAGAAGATCTAAGTACGGTGCTAAACGCCCAAAAGAAGCAAAAAAGTAATTTAAAAACTTTTAAGAAAAAGACATGAGAAAAAGAGCGGCAAAGAAAAGACCACTTTTACCGGATCCAAGGTTTAATGACCAATTAGTAACACGTTTTGTGAACAACTTAATGTGGGATGGTAAGAAATCTACAGCTTTTAAAGTATTTTATGATGCAATTGATATCATCGAAACTAAAAAGCAAAATGATGAGAAAACTTCATTAGAGATCTGGAAAGATGCTTTAACAAACGTTATGCCTCACGTAGAAGTACGTAGCCGTAGAGTTGGTGGAGCTACATTCCAAATTCCAATGCAAATTCGTCCAGACAGAAAAATTTCTATGGCAATGAAGTGGTTAATACTTTATTCAAGAAGAAGAAATGAAAAATCTATGGCACAGCGTTTAGCTTCAGAATGTTTAGCTGCGGCTAAAGAAGAAGGTGCTGCAGTTAAGAAAAGAATGGATACTCACAAAATGGCAGAAGCTAATAAAGCATTCTCTCACTTTAGATTTTAATTCGTAAAGAAATGGCTAGAGATTTAAAATATACAAGAAATATCGGGATCGCTGCTCACATTGATGCTGGTAAAACAACAACAACTGAGCGTATTCTTTTTTATACTGGAAAATCACACAAAATTGGTGAGGTACACGATGGTGCTGCAACAATGGACTGGATGGCGCAAGAGCAAGAAAGAGGTATTACAATTACTTCTGCTGCTACAACTTGTACTTGGAATTTTCCAACAGAGCAAGGTAAAGTTCTTCCAGAATCATTGCCTTACCACTTTAATATTATTGATACTCCTGGACACGTTGACTTTACTGTAGAGGTAAATCGTTCTTTGCGTGTACTTGATGGTTTGGTTTTCTTGTTTAGTGCTGTTGATGGTGTTGAACCACAGTCAGAAACTAACTGGAGACTTGCTGATCAATATAGAGTTCCTCGTATGGGATTCGTAAACAAAATGGACCGTCAAGGTGCTAACTTTTTAGCTGTATGCGGACAGGTTAAAGATATGTTGAAATCGAATGCGGTTGCAATTACTTTGCCTATTGGTGATGAGGCTGATTTTAAAGGTATTGTTGACTTAGTGAAAAATCAAGCTATTGTATGGCATGATGAAACTCAAGGAGCTACTTTTGATATCGTTGATATCCCTGCTGATATGGTTGATGATGTAAAACACTACCGTTCTATCCTTATCGAAGAGATTGCAACTTATGATGAGAATCTTTTAGATAAATACATGGAAGATGAAAACTCTATTACAGAGGACGAAATCAACAATGCATTAAGAGCTGCAACTATCGATATGGCAATCATTCCTATGCTTGCTGGTTCTTCTTTCAAAAACAAAGGAGTTCAATTTATGTTAGATGCTGTTTGTAAGTATTTGCCATCTCCATTAGATAAAGAAGGTATTGAAGGAATTCACCCTGATGATGCTGAATTATTAGAAGAAGATCAAACTAAAATCTTACGTCGACCAGATGTAAAAGAGCCGTTTGCTGCTTTAGCATTTAAAATTGCTACTGACCCATTCGTAGGTCGTTTAGCTTTCTTCCGTGCTTATTCTGGACGTTTAGATGCTGGTTCTTATGTTTTAAATACTCGTTCTGGTAACAAAGAGAGAATTTCTCGTATCTACCAAATGCACGCTAACAAACAAAATCCAATTGAATTTATTGAGGCTGGAGATATTGGAGCTGCTGTAGGATTTAAAGATATTAAAACTGGAGATACTTTGTGTGATGAAAAGAATCCAATTATTTTGGAGTCTATGAAATTCCCTGAGCCGGTAATTGGTATCGCAATCGAGCCTAAAACTAAAGCTGACGTTGATAAAATGGGTATGGCTTTAGCTAAATTAGCTGAGGAGGATCCAACATTTACTGTTAGAACTGATGAGGCTTCTGGTCAAACTATTATTTCTGGTATGGGTGAGCTTCACTTGGATATCTTAGTTGATCGTATGAAACGTGAGTTTAAAGTAGAGGTTAATCAAGGTGAGCCTCAAGTTGAATATAAAGAAGCGTTTACAAGATCTGCTCAACATAGAGAAACTTACAAAAAACAATCTGGAGGTCGTGGTAAATTCGGTGATATCGTATTTAGAATCGAGCCTGCTGATGAAGTTGATGGTAAAGTTCCTGTGGGATTACAGTTTGTGAATGAAGTAAAAGGTGGTAACGTTCCTAAAGAATATATCCCTGCTGTTGAAAAAGGTTTCCGTGAGGCTATGAAAACAGGTCCATTAGCTGGATATGCTGTTGATAGTTTAAAGGTAACTTTGTTAGACGGATCTTTCCACCCTGTGGATTCTGATGCTCTTTCTTTTGAATTAGCTGCTAGAATGGGTTATAAAGAGTCTGGACGTGCTGCTGGAGCTGTTATTCTTGAACCAATCATGAAAATCGAAGTTATTACTCCTGAAGAAAACATGGGTGATATCGTAGGTGACTTGAACCGTCGTAGAGGTCAGGTTAATGATATGGGTGACAGAAATGGTGCTAAAACAATCAAAGCTGATGTGCCTTTATCAGAAATGTTTGGTTATGTTACTACATTAAGAACATTGTCTTCTGGTAGAGCAACTTCAACAATGGAGTTTTCTCACTATGCAGAAACACCTTCTAATATTTCAGAAGAGGTAATCAAAAAAGCAAAAGGTAACGCTTAATTTTAAGAAAATGAGTCAAAAAATCAGAATAAAACTAAAATCTTACGATCACATGTTGGTGGATAAATCTGCTGAAAAGATCGTAAAAACAGTAAAAACTACTGGAGCAGTTGTGACAGGTCCAATTCCTTTACCAACTCACAAAAAACTTTTCACTGTATTGCGTTCTCCGCACGTTAACAAAAAAGCGAGAGAGCAATTTGAAGTAATGTCATACAAGAGATTGATTGATATTTATTCATCTTCATCTAAAACTATTGACGCTTTAATGAAACTTGAATTGCCAAGTGGAGTTGAAGTTGAGATTAAAGTATAATTTTATTATATTTTTTATATAAAAAGCGAGTCAGAAATGTCTCGCTTTTTTTTGTTTTTGACAAGGTTGTTTTGGTGGTGATAATGTTGAGATTTTTAGAGTTTAAGTTAGCTATGGATTTATGTAAATTCCTTTGTTTTAAGGCGGTGACGATGTTTT from Flavobacterium sp. YJ01 carries:
- a CDS encoding SusD/RagB family nutrient-binding outer membrane lipoprotein — protein: MKKIFLSIATLAFLALSSCVSDNENFNDDIKKSYDVSAESLLSNAQKELTDQLTTPSVNNNPLRYYVQYWAATLYTAESRYNLTTRTIPDTHWTKLYQDVLGNLQTSQQVLEAQTKPADVADADWQKQQKNKVAILEILRVYTYQILVDTFGDVPYSESLQNPKIILPKYDNDAAIYPLLIARIDAAIAQLDATGKSFDTGDLIYKGDVASWKIFANSVKLKLGTNIADVLELSGLAKTTIESAYAGGVLLNNSNNALLKYASFAPNYNPVFDNLVASQRNDNVPATTLVNQMNSLSDPRRPIFFTPMADGSYVGGVPGGRNSLPYETTYSHVGDVIKKPDAAGVLLEAFEVNFYLAEAAARQFNVGNTAEYYYNQAITKSCEFWGVSAADIATYLANPKVAYATAATTPISGTAGTGTGTWQEKIGYQEWIALYNRSFQSWTAFRRLDFPKLTSHPSSVQIAEGKVPVRWTYPTAEQTVNGTNWTNASQAIGGDKLTVPVFWDTKL
- a CDS encoding SusC/RagA family TonB-linked outer membrane protein; translated protein: MKLKFNGFLVLLLVLVAQLTFAQERAVSGTVSDNAGMPLPGVSVLIKGTKTGTQTDFDGKFSIKATTSQVLVFSYIGMKTQEVAASSSVINIKLAGDAQELEGVVVTTALGVKREKKSLGYSSQLVTADQVNSSPTNNFLNNLSGKVAGLEIKTNSNFGGSTNIVLRGVKSITGNNQALIVIDGVAVSNANLNDSDSQNGRQGFDFGNAASDIDPNNIESINVLKGAAATALYGSQASNGAIMITTKKGKKNTALGVSFSSTVSIGAIDKSTMPTYQNQYGEGYGGEDSSYNAPVFGNPDGLVASTGDDASYGNAFDPSIMVYNWNAFVLGNPNYGKATPWVAAKHTPVDFFQKSTAYTNNINFSGGDEKGAYNLGFTNINNTGVLPNSLLNKNSLNGNFSRDLSDKLTSTAFFTFTNQNTTGRNNTGYGDNFIGGFRQWWATNVDIKELEQEYNRTHQNVTWNMTDPTNGNLAPAFWNNPYFDRYQNFEQDSRTRFLAGTSLSYDITKDFTVLGRATIDYSNDQQELRKAVGSHAETFGISGANDGSGYSLYKRDFMQQTYDVIATYNFKLSDKIGAKALAGYTFLRSDAYSIQASTTGGLAKEGLYSLDNSNVFLPAKESQVTYEKSGLYGQLSLDYNKTVFVEGSYRLDKSTALPEEENNYSYYSIGSSLIFSELVKADWLNLGKVRINYAQVGNDPAAGRLGAKVNNYGLDGNPLFGNSNTYLDFANLKPEVQKAWEAGLEMAMFRNRLNFDLSLYKTNTENQIFNVPQSTSTGVNYATVNAGEIENKGIELALSGKVIKTENFSWDLGVNWSTNKNTVVALNQGRDNLLLATFQGGASLNATVGESYGTLRGKDYTYDANGNRVVDEDGYYVLASNKVIGNTQAKWIGGVSNRLTYKNVSFNFLIDVKKGGDIFSLDQAYGRETGIYDLGLNDLGNSVRSPLTNGADSGGVILPGVHEDGTPNTTRIDASTSGGTAFSSDTNPTKASVYDGSFVKLRELGLTYNVPSKILDKMNIKGMSFSVIGNNLWIISKNLPYADPEAGSSAGNIQGFQSGVMPATKVYSFNVKLNF
- the rpsL gene encoding 30S ribosomal protein S12, whose translation is MPTIQQLVRTGRTQITKKSKSVALDSCPQRRGVCTRVYTTTPKKPNSAMRKVARVRLTNGNEVNAYIPGEGHNLQEHSIVLVRGGRVKDLPGVRYHIVRGALDTSGVAGRTQRRSKYGAKRPKEAKK
- the rpsG gene encoding 30S ribosomal protein S7, whose amino-acid sequence is MRKRAAKKRPLLPDPRFNDQLVTRFVNNLMWDGKKSTAFKVFYDAIDIIETKKQNDEKTSLEIWKDALTNVMPHVEVRSRRVGGATFQIPMQIRPDRKISMAMKWLILYSRRRNEKSMAQRLASECLAAAKEEGAAVKKRMDTHKMAEANKAFSHFRF
- the fusA gene encoding elongation factor G, which gives rise to MARDLKYTRNIGIAAHIDAGKTTTTERILFYTGKSHKIGEVHDGAATMDWMAQEQERGITITSAATTCTWNFPTEQGKVLPESLPYHFNIIDTPGHVDFTVEVNRSLRVLDGLVFLFSAVDGVEPQSETNWRLADQYRVPRMGFVNKMDRQGANFLAVCGQVKDMLKSNAVAITLPIGDEADFKGIVDLVKNQAIVWHDETQGATFDIVDIPADMVDDVKHYRSILIEEIATYDENLLDKYMEDENSITEDEINNALRAATIDMAIIPMLAGSSFKNKGVQFMLDAVCKYLPSPLDKEGIEGIHPDDAELLEEDQTKILRRPDVKEPFAALAFKIATDPFVGRLAFFRAYSGRLDAGSYVLNTRSGNKERISRIYQMHANKQNPIEFIEAGDIGAAVGFKDIKTGDTLCDEKNPIILESMKFPEPVIGIAIEPKTKADVDKMGMALAKLAEEDPTFTVRTDEASGQTIISGMGELHLDILVDRMKREFKVEVNQGEPQVEYKEAFTRSAQHRETYKKQSGGRGKFGDIVFRIEPADEVDGKVPVGLQFVNEVKGGNVPKEYIPAVEKGFREAMKTGPLAGYAVDSLKVTLLDGSFHPVDSDALSFELAARMGYKESGRAAGAVILEPIMKIEVITPEENMGDIVGDLNRRRGQVNDMGDRNGAKTIKADVPLSEMFGYVTTLRTLSSGRATSTMEFSHYAETPSNISEEVIKKAKGNA
- the rpsJ gene encoding 30S ribosomal protein S10, translating into MSQKIRIKLKSYDHMLVDKSAEKIVKTVKTTGAVVTGPIPLPTHKKLFTVLRSPHVNKKAREQFEVMSYKRLIDIYSSSSKTIDALMKLELPSGVEVEIKV